From Bacteroidota bacterium, the proteins below share one genomic window:
- a CDS encoding RsmB/NOP family class I SAM-dependent RNA methyltransferase: protein MSRLGQQVERVERVVRSWKPGESVARHLSDHFSCHRNMGARDRRECRAWVYAWIRLGRSLEDLPFAKRLAVATYLTTPEPYPALEALLNSELSDIELPSLQSSVEEKTNAVARSFPGFSLEKIFPGSSRISSGLDRAAFLSGLFLPPELWIRVRTKYREQVIQELTDRSIPFSVDPILPNAIRLPNRTSIDDLEASRKHLLEVQDRSSQATAEFFQPKSGETWWDACAGSGGKSLLLLDQEPGLHLTVSDRRPSILKNLKERFGLAKLKPDELVVCDLTQPETDWPEQMFDVILADVPCSGSGTWTRKPEGLFTEVDEAFFQRFRSLQQKIVKNLSSRIKPGGRLIYLTCSVFSAENEEMLSWVEQETNLKLQQYRYFEGAAYRADTLFGASFLN, encoded by the coding sequence ATGAGCCGGCTGGGACAACAGGTAGAGCGAGTCGAACGGGTGGTGCGATCCTGGAAACCGGGCGAATCGGTCGCGCGTCATCTCTCCGATCATTTTTCCTGTCACCGCAACATGGGCGCACGCGACCGCCGGGAATGTCGTGCCTGGGTCTATGCCTGGATTCGACTCGGTCGCTCCCTGGAGGATCTCCCGTTTGCGAAACGCCTTGCTGTTGCCACTTACCTGACGACTCCGGAACCTTATCCGGCACTGGAGGCGTTGTTGAATTCCGAGTTGTCGGACATTGAGCTCCCGTCATTGCAGTCGTCGGTGGAAGAGAAGACCAACGCGGTTGCCCGGTCCTTTCCGGGATTCAGCCTGGAAAAAATATTCCCCGGTTCCTCCCGCATTTCTTCCGGTCTTGACCGGGCGGCTTTTCTGTCGGGCTTGTTCCTTCCCCCTGAATTGTGGATTCGCGTCAGGACAAAGTACCGGGAACAAGTGATACAGGAGTTGACGGATCGATCCATACCGTTTTCCGTGGATCCGATTTTGCCCAACGCGATCCGGCTACCGAACAGGACGTCGATCGATGATCTTGAAGCAAGCAGAAAGCACCTGCTCGAAGTGCAGGATCGTAGCAGTCAGGCTACCGCTGAATTTTTCCAGCCCAAGTCGGGTGAAACCTGGTGGGATGCCTGCGCAGGTTCCGGTGGTAAATCCCTGTTATTGCTGGACCAGGAACCGGGCTTGCACCTCACGGTTTCTGACCGGCGCCCGTCGATCCTGAAAAACCTGAAAGAGCGGTTTGGGCTCGCAAAATTGAAACCGGACGAGTTGGTGGTCTGTGACCTGACCCAACCGGAGACTGACTGGCCGGAGCAGATGTTCGATGTTATTTTAGCCGATGTTCCCTGTTCAGGATCAGGAACTTGGACAAGAAAACCGGAAGGACTTTTTACCGAAGTGGATGAAGCCTTCTTTCAGCGGTTCAGAAGCCTGCAGCAGAAAATCGTCAAGAATCTTTCATCCAGGATTAAGCCCGGCGGCCGCCTCATTTATCTGACATGTTCAGTTTTTTCTGCTGAAAATGAAGAAATGCTTTCCTGGGTAGAGCAGGAAACCAACCTGAAACTACAGCAATACCGCTATTTCGAAGGTGCCGCTTACAGGGCCGATACACTGTTTGGTGCTTCTTTTCTTAATTAA
- a CDS encoding ATP-dependent Clp protease adaptor ClpS yields MIRFQNEGELAFEELVDNKTEEVRVRDLVLYNDDVNTFDFVIQCLIEVCKHDALQAEQCTYIVHYNGKCTVKTGSYLQLNPMRQALLDRGLSAVID; encoded by the coding sequence ATGATCCGTTTCCAGAACGAAGGCGAACTCGCCTTTGAAGAGCTAGTTGACAACAAGACCGAAGAAGTCCGGGTCCGCGATCTCGTGTTGTACAACGACGACGTGAACACCTTCGATTTCGTCATCCAGTGTCTCATCGAAGTCTGTAAGCATGACGCTTTGCAAGCCGAGCAATGCACCTATATCGTGCATTACAATGGTAAGTGTACCGTCAAGACCGGGTCCTACCTGCAACTGAATCCCATGCGTCAGGCTTTGCTCGACCGTGGACTTTCCGCCGTAATCGATTGA
- a CDS encoding M48 family metallopeptidase has product MSSRSLFAGLALAVVLVSCSKVPITKRKQMNLLPESQLVSLSLTNYQDFLKQNPPVRGTADAALVQKVGTKVADAVIKFMNQNKMGDRIKGYQWEFNLVNSPDVNAWCMPGGKVVVYAGLLPVTQDETSLAIVMGHEIAHAVARHGNERMSQMMVAQGMGMALDVALSQKPAQTRNMFLTAYGAGSTLGILAYSRTHETEADKLGLIFAAMAGYDPRLSVAFWERMSAKSSGNKPPEWMSTHPSDATRISNLKAFMPTALKYYKTGS; this is encoded by the coding sequence ATGAGTTCCCGTTCCCTGTTCGCCGGCCTGGCGCTGGCTGTAGTACTGGTTTCCTGTAGCAAAGTACCCATCACCAAGCGCAAGCAGATGAACCTGCTGCCGGAATCCCAGTTGGTTTCTCTGAGTCTGACCAACTATCAGGACTTCCTCAAGCAAAACCCGCCGGTCAGGGGCACCGCCGATGCAGCCCTGGTGCAAAAAGTCGGAACGAAAGTGGCCGACGCGGTCATCAAGTTCATGAACCAAAACAAGATGGGCGACCGGATCAAAGGCTATCAGTGGGAATTCAACCTCGTGAACAGTCCTGATGTCAATGCCTGGTGCATGCCGGGAGGGAAGGTAGTCGTGTATGCAGGCCTGTTGCCCGTTACGCAGGATGAGACCAGCCTGGCCATTGTCATGGGACACGAAATCGCCCATGCGGTGGCACGACACGGCAACGAGCGCATGAGCCAGATGATGGTAGCGCAGGGGATGGGCATGGCCCTGGATGTGGCCCTTTCCCAGAAGCCGGCACAAACCCGCAACATGTTCCTGACCGCCTATGGCGCCGGTTCAACGCTCGGCATTCTGGCTTACTCCAGGACCCACGAAACCGAAGCGGACAAACTCGGTCTCATCTTCGCGGCCATGGCTGGTTATGATCCGCGCCTGTCGGTCGCCTTTTGGGAGCGCATGAGCGCCAAGAGCAGCGGCAACAAACCGCCCGAATGGATGAGCACCCACCCCAGCGACGCGACCCGCATCAGCAACCTCAAAGCCTTCATGCCCACGGCCTTGAAATATTACAAAACCGGCTCCTGA
- a CDS encoding PD40 domain-containing protein, with amino-acid sequence MYLRILFILTGLLLTQVVVSGQNQANSESELRKRADKLFQDQEYLTAVGPYSQLLSLQPNDATLNYRYGTALLLSGKDKRNAVSYLEKAMNDPAQPMEGWVYLGRSYMFLGKYEDAKSCFNRFNTRATDAQRKKFNSEEWLRSAGAASELSRQRRMVSVTAQKEVLRSAAYSQIDYTNAAGRILPVPEKFQTTADKDKQAAPVMYLSRDGQTIYYASYGKGSVGGKDLYLIRKMTNGEWAQPEHLGSVLNSVYNEDYPFLDRDGKTLYFASQGHNSIGGYDIFKSVFNFNTGQWSAPENLGIPVNTPDDDLLYVPGSDGVTAVYTTADFTDNTHTEIRTIHLDDQRNPFATIRGTYYSIDQPMRRDARVIVLRAADRSVVTTVRTDPRTGGYELVLPGGESYWLVIDGGGYVPHTESFDLPAGLEKAALRQEVRMNRNKQEELMTVTNFFTPMPSAIGADVIAVNDRPSSTETSATTPSSETVQISVGNETLIVSKPVSQPVTSPEQAGEVPVTADQAADEDTSLADNYNPLLDREMTQDEIRQRQEEQLRSEEVVADEKIPAEQLHVPVDEHELARSAVEDGVALQREADSLQDRSRELYASAANREEEAVRLLEEAQSIKEDTVRAANLYLQSDDMKQMALAEKQQARELDGLATERRAEAKQALTDAKALISSTNTKDKELSASVDRALAGTSEKASVTASSPSAAQGVTSPSLEPMAEQAVEVRTEGVSSTANPTSQTTPAAGQPQAADEEQLATTSPNQQEQNQTAATTSRVSPDSNDSGVVAVQQNVSEESQPTADFKRGHAAESSGKETGKPVVGTNPEGSSVSEKNTADVLAAGTNPAITASDEHAANDKQSVIEPETTVNATTKPEGLPEQKAQQSADERTVAIHQASEEQPKAEPNAMENRPKDQATSSGEPVVIAGQPTRESESRQQPTANQPSAGNSKDDKVAATTGTSQPTSSTAANATTIRSTDDAAQSVPVAVNADGAPVSPQTTQNTDRTRATTGTQTGSTDRSTSATRLTMVPAMEGVSEETRLAYQNYKQRMEFSSRLDERSKELQTQVATMKNSPERDSLIQLSNSMSMESIRQWQSAQQQLQLAKADDPEIQTKAETAIATAKAAEPAAEPVVTSQELATVANPVRRDAVPTGESAARTGVSGNQSANTNRADRSEQPAGTQPATSGQVSAIKTDVEETNQLSVTPTTPSVEPASGEARNDGQLATNASGNQAADRISNDGEGQRLEVSANNPNEPRPVSGGDVAPATSTGEISRNESRQGAISPSAEQGTTTARQDRSDATPAAGRGDEQAVATKPSTIPSGAERAGQVVANPDQTPGERPASAERSNPVSKEAAPTVSGQETVTNQSERQESVRSSETQESGGQRNSNAVQTATDRTRIADNTEPAVTPANAVSNTPTNTTTQAADNRNTVNEQQPGAMQQPAQPATSQVELVYDTASVRSKLQSNEDVPVAQLDSSHKDFPRYLKLRQEVGEKQDETIRLFSSAIELNKKASQEKEEQVDLMQKAEATADANEKAKLLRSAEKRKHDSEEHEAEAGKLMAQAQKLSDEIWENNQSLEALSLAIRKSGPARTSPATTPGTSGTTTTDIRPATIPEMDETVRAESSVSIQQTGNDRAPVKAGPLTVPGIERMVVRSDKPAYTDTAPIPVDQPLPEGLVFKVQIGAFRKPIPNEAFGGLSPVSGENTRPGWIRYCVGLFRTFEPANLVKKAMRGQGFKDAFVVAYFNGKRISLGEAYAMLNQAGSDSRATYASVSREELQRLKALNIVPQRTSAPDRDEQEFFGGTTSASADGFGTGTAYAVQVGVYRSSIPPAVLGSLQPLQQEALQRGLFRYTTGRYQVYASADSMRRVAVAAGIPDAFVVAYRDGRRVSLSNARRSETGTSGSTVVRPQPAASTPAAQPAVETGAITFRVQVGAFRQQVPFQVVDALLKVSDRGVEREQDPRGLQVFFAGRFSDYESARKLKEEVVGRGVPDAFVVAFSGTKRIPLAEALRQVGQ; translated from the coding sequence ATGTACCTACGAATCCTATTCATCCTGACGGGCCTGTTGCTGACACAGGTTGTAGTATCAGGACAAAATCAGGCTAATTCTGAATCCGAGCTGCGTAAGCGGGCAGATAAGTTATTTCAGGATCAGGAATATCTGACCGCTGTCGGGCCTTATTCCCAGTTGCTCAGCCTGCAGCCGAATGATGCCACCCTGAATTATCGTTATGGCACGGCCCTGTTGCTTTCCGGAAAAGACAAACGGAACGCGGTAAGCTACCTGGAAAAAGCCATGAACGACCCAGCACAACCGATGGAGGGCTGGGTGTACCTCGGACGATCTTACATGTTTCTGGGAAAGTACGAGGATGCTAAAAGTTGTTTCAACCGGTTTAATACCCGGGCAACGGACGCGCAGCGCAAGAAGTTCAATTCGGAAGAATGGCTTCGTTCCGCGGGTGCCGCATCGGAGTTATCCCGTCAACGCAGGATGGTCAGCGTGACCGCGCAGAAGGAAGTTTTACGTTCTGCAGCTTACTCTCAAATCGACTATACGAATGCTGCCGGTAGGATCCTGCCGGTGCCGGAAAAGTTCCAGACGACAGCCGACAAAGACAAACAGGCTGCTCCGGTCATGTATCTGTCGCGCGACGGACAGACGATCTACTACGCCAGCTATGGGAAAGGGAGTGTGGGAGGAAAGGACCTCTATCTCATTCGTAAGATGACGAATGGGGAATGGGCACAACCCGAACACCTGGGGTCCGTGCTAAACTCCGTCTACAACGAAGATTATCCGTTCCTTGACCGGGATGGCAAAACGCTCTACTTCGCGAGCCAGGGTCACAATTCGATCGGTGGCTACGATATTTTCAAATCCGTTTTCAATTTCAATACCGGCCAATGGTCGGCACCTGAAAACCTGGGAATACCGGTGAACACTCCGGACGATGATCTGCTGTATGTGCCCGGCTCCGATGGTGTAACCGCCGTATACACCACCGCCGACTTTACAGATAACACGCACACCGAAATCCGTACCATCCACCTCGATGACCAGCGGAATCCTTTCGCTACCATTCGCGGAACGTATTATTCGATTGACCAGCCCATGCGTCGCGATGCTCGGGTCATTGTGCTGCGTGCAGCCGATCGTTCTGTTGTGACAACTGTTCGAACCGATCCGAGGACTGGTGGATATGAATTGGTGTTGCCGGGCGGTGAGTCGTACTGGCTTGTCATCGATGGCGGCGGCTATGTTCCGCATACCGAATCATTCGACCTGCCTGCAGGTCTCGAAAAAGCCGCGCTCCGACAGGAAGTGCGCATGAACCGCAACAAGCAGGAGGAATTGATGACGGTCACCAATTTCTTCACGCCCATGCCATCTGCCATTGGTGCTGATGTGATTGCAGTAAACGACCGTCCTAGTTCTACCGAAACATCTGCTACAACTCCGTCATCGGAGACAGTTCAAATCTCGGTCGGAAACGAAACGCTGATTGTTAGCAAACCGGTCAGTCAGCCGGTAACATCCCCTGAACAAGCCGGTGAAGTTCCGGTAACAGCCGACCAGGCTGCAGATGAGGACACCTCACTCGCGGACAACTACAATCCGCTGTTGGACCGGGAGATGACCCAGGACGAAATCCGTCAACGCCAGGAAGAACAGCTTCGCTCGGAAGAAGTGGTCGCGGATGAAAAGATCCCCGCAGAGCAACTCCATGTGCCCGTCGATGAACACGAACTTGCACGCAGCGCCGTGGAGGATGGTGTCGCCCTGCAACGCGAAGCGGACAGTCTGCAGGATCGCAGCCGGGAATTGTATGCGTCGGCTGCAAACCGCGAAGAGGAAGCAGTACGCTTACTCGAAGAAGCGCAGTCCATCAAAGAGGATACCGTTCGCGCAGCCAACCTCTACCTGCAATCGGATGATATGAAGCAGATGGCCCTTGCGGAAAAACAGCAGGCCAGGGAATTGGACGGGCTTGCAACCGAGCGTCGCGCTGAAGCAAAGCAGGCATTGACCGACGCGAAAGCCTTGATCAGTTCGACGAATACGAAAGACAAGGAACTTTCCGCTTCAGTTGACAGAGCCTTGGCCGGAACCAGTGAAAAGGCATCCGTTACTGCATCAAGTCCTAGTGCGGCTCAAGGAGTCACATCTCCCTCGTTGGAACCCATGGCCGAACAGGCTGTTGAAGTTCGTACGGAAGGTGTCTCTTCAACGGCCAACCCGACCAGTCAAACAACTCCGGCTGCCGGACAGCCGCAAGCTGCGGATGAAGAACAGTTGGCGACAACTTCTCCAAATCAGCAAGAGCAAAATCAAACTGCGGCGACAACTTCCAGGGTATCTCCCGATTCAAACGATTCCGGCGTCGTCGCCGTCCAGCAAAATGTCTCAGAAGAATCTCAACCAACTGCGGACTTTAAACGTGGACATGCGGCTGAATCGTCCGGAAAGGAGACTGGGAAACCGGTTGTCGGTACGAATCCGGAGGGCTCGTCTGTTTCAGAGAAAAATACTGCTGATGTCCTTGCTGCCGGAACCAACCCTGCAATTACTGCAAGCGATGAGCATGCAGCAAACGACAAGCAATCGGTTATTGAACCCGAAACAACCGTAAATGCAACCACTAAGCCTGAAGGATTACCGGAACAAAAGGCACAGCAATCGGCTGATGAGCGGACTGTAGCGATCCATCAAGCGTCCGAAGAACAACCAAAGGCCGAACCGAATGCAATGGAGAACAGGCCCAAAGATCAGGCAACTTCGTCGGGAGAGCCTGTTGTCATCGCCGGGCAGCCCACAAGGGAATCAGAGAGCCGTCAACAACCGACCGCCAATCAGCCTTCCGCTGGAAATTCAAAAGATGATAAAGTTGCAGCGACAACCGGGACGTCGCAACCGACATCTTCTACTGCAGCTAACGCAACGACCATTCGTTCCACGGATGATGCTGCGCAATCGGTACCGGTGGCTGTCAACGCAGACGGTGCTCCGGTTTCCCCCCAGACTACGCAAAACACAGACAGGACCAGAGCTACGACCGGAACTCAAACCGGCAGCACTGATCGGAGCACCTCAGCAACCCGACTGACGATGGTTCCGGCTATGGAAGGTGTAAGCGAAGAAACGAGGCTGGCTTATCAGAACTACAAGCAACGGATGGAATTCTCCTCGCGGCTCGACGAACGTTCAAAAGAACTGCAGACGCAAGTGGCAACGATGAAGAACTCTCCGGAACGGGATAGCCTCATCCAGTTGTCCAACTCCATGAGTATGGAATCAATCCGACAGTGGCAATCGGCTCAACAACAATTACAACTTGCCAAGGCGGATGATCCGGAGATCCAAACCAAAGCGGAAACTGCCATCGCAACGGCAAAGGCTGCAGAACCTGCAGCGGAGCCCGTCGTAACGAGTCAGGAGCTTGCCACTGTTGCAAACCCGGTGCGACGCGACGCTGTGCCGACCGGCGAGTCAGCTGCCAGGACCGGCGTATCCGGAAACCAGTCGGCGAATACGAATCGTGCTGATCGTTCGGAGCAACCGGCGGGAACACAACCTGCCACTTCCGGACAAGTTAGCGCGATAAAAACCGATGTCGAGGAAACGAATCAACTTTCGGTTACACCAACGACCCCGTCGGTTGAACCGGCTTCCGGGGAAGCGCGGAATGATGGACAGCTTGCAACCAACGCGTCCGGAAATCAAGCTGCTGACCGTATTAGCAACGATGGCGAAGGCCAGCGATTAGAAGTTTCAGCAAATAACCCGAACGAGCCCCGACCAGTGTCGGGTGGAGATGTCGCTCCAGCAACATCCACTGGCGAAATAAGCCGGAACGAATCAAGGCAGGGTGCGATCTCGCCTTCGGCTGAACAAGGTACTACCACTGCCCGGCAGGATCGGAGCGATGCTACGCCTGCGGCTGGACGAGGCGATGAGCAGGCGGTTGCCACGAAACCATCAACGATTCCATCCGGCGCAGAGCGTGCGGGACAAGTCGTTGCCAACCCGGATCAGACACCAGGTGAAAGACCGGCTTCTGCTGAGCGATCGAACCCTGTTTCGAAAGAAGCTGCGCCTACTGTATCCGGTCAGGAAACCGTCACCAACCAATCCGAAAGGCAGGAATCCGTTCGTTCGTCGGAAACCCAGGAGTCCGGAGGTCAACGGAATTCCAATGCGGTTCAAACTGCAACAGACCGGACAAGGATCGCAGACAATACGGAGCCGGCAGTTACTCCAGCCAATGCTGTTTCCAACACTCCTACGAATACAACCACTCAAGCGGCAGACAACCGAAATACCGTCAATGAACAGCAGCCGGGCGCGATGCAGCAACCTGCTCAACCCGCAACCTCCCAGGTTGAACTGGTGTACGATACGGCTTCCGTTCGGAGCAAATTGCAATCCAATGAAGATGTTCCGGTCGCACAACTGGACTCCTCCCACAAGGATTTTCCGCGTTACCTCAAATTGCGCCAGGAAGTGGGAGAGAAGCAGGACGAAACCATCCGCTTGTTTTCTTCGGCTATCGAGTTGAACAAGAAAGCATCCCAAGAGAAAGAAGAACAAGTCGATCTGATGCAAAAAGCGGAAGCTACCGCCGATGCCAACGAAAAAGCCAAACTGCTCCGCAGCGCTGAAAAGCGTAAACACGATTCGGAAGAACACGAAGCGGAAGCCGGCAAACTGATGGCGCAGGCGCAAAAGCTTTCCGACGAGATCTGGGAAAACAACCAGTCGCTCGAAGCGCTCAGCCTGGCGATCCGAAAGTCGGGTCCTGCACGTACTTCTCCTGCCACTACGCCTGGAACTTCCGGAACAACGACTACCGACATTCGACCGGCAACTATTCCGGAAATGGATGAGACGGTACGCGCTGAATCATCTGTTTCAATACAGCAGACCGGCAATGATCGTGCGCCGGTCAAAGCAGGCCCGCTTACCGTTCCGGGCATCGAACGCATGGTCGTGCGCAGCGACAAACCCGCGTACACCGATACTGCACCGATACCGGTGGATCAACCCCTGCCCGAAGGACTCGTCTTCAAAGTCCAGATCGGCGCTTTCCGCAAACCGATTCCGAACGAAGCCTTTGGCGGTTTGTCGCCCGTCAGCGGCGAAAACACCCGTCCGGGTTGGATCCGTTACTGTGTCGGTCTCTTCCGCACCTTCGAGCCGGCCAACCTGGTGAAGAAAGCCATGCGCGGACAGGGTTTCAAAGACGCGTTCGTCGTCGCTTACTTTAACGGCAAACGGATCTCACTTGGCGAAGCCTATGCCATGCTGAACCAGGCGGGCAGTGACTCCCGTGCGACCTATGCTTCCGTATCCCGTGAAGAATTACAACGCCTGAAAGCACTCAACATCGTTCCGCAGCGTACCAGCGCACCGGATCGTGACGAACAGGAATTCTTCGGAGGAACTACTTCGGCATCGGCTGACGGTTTCGGTACCGGTACGGCTTATGCGGTGCAGGTGGGTGTGTATCGATCTTCCATTCCGCCTGCCGTACTGGGCAGTCTGCAACCTTTACAGCAGGAAGCTTTGCAGCGCGGTCTTTTCCGCTATACCACCGGACGATACCAGGTTTACGCTTCCGCCGATTCCATGCGCCGAGTCGCTGTGGCCGCCGGTATCCCGGATGCCTTTGTTGTCGCTTACCGCGATGGTCGTCGTGTCAGCCTGAGCAACGCGCGGCGCAGCGAGACCGGTACGTCAGGATCTACGGTGGTGCGTCCACAACCTGCAGCTTCAACACCCGCCGCGCAACCGGCAGTTGAAACCGGAGCCATCACGTTCCGGGTACAGGTTGGGGCATTCCGTCAGCAGGTTCCTTTCCAGGTGGTCGATGCACTCCTGAAAGTATCGGATCGTGGCGTAGAACGCGAGCAGGATCCGCGCGGACTGCAGGTCTTCTTCGCCGGACGTTTCTCGGACTACGAATCCGCCCGGAAGCTGAAGGAAGAAGTGGTGGGCCGCGGTGTGCCGGATGCTTTCGTGGTAGCCTTCAGCGGCACGAAACGGATCCCCCTGGCCGAGGCCTTGCGGCAGGTAGGTCAATAA